The following are from one region of the Sulfurimonas crateris genome:
- a CDS encoding sensor domain-containing diguanylate cyclase produces the protein MSKKRITILKSSRFTIVSIIVVATLLLSGWFYIDFIEESKRIQNISKNDFNFFIYKWFTIAIIVSMIVAVTLSSYIYSKNNKQRMYYKNIIDSSSNIVVVVDKNSIIDVNKTFFKYFNKYKTLEEFKKEHESISDFFVEDEGYIHKEYNGENWLECLIKNSNNNQVRIVYDSKEYYFSVGVSLISPKDGHYSAIFSDITKEKIYQKELEHTNITDPLTKIKNRYYYNVQIKKESANANRYFYPLSLVIFDIDYFKKINDGCGHDVGDNVLIEYTKLISSHLREGDIFCRIGGEEFALILPYVSKADAYKIADKIRAKVEEHKKIFAITMSFGVTEYIKGEDLELTFKRADKALYEAKNGGRNRVVVR, from the coding sequence ATGTCAAAAAAAAGGATTACTATTTTAAAATCTAGCAGATTTACGATAGTCAGTATAATTGTTGTAGCGACACTGCTTCTAAGCGGCTGGTTCTATATTGACTTTATAGAAGAGTCAAAGCGCATACAAAATATCTCCAAGAATGATTTTAACTTTTTTATATATAAGTGGTTCACTATCGCGATCATTGTCTCAATGATTGTAGCGGTAACTCTAAGCAGCTATATCTATAGCAAAAACAACAAACAGAGGATGTACTACAAGAACATCATTGACTCATCTTCAAATATTGTGGTCGTAGTAGACAAAAATAGCATAATAGATGTAAACAAAACATTTTTCAAGTATTTCAACAAATATAAGACGCTCGAAGAGTTTAAAAAAGAGCATGAGTCCATATCTGATTTTTTTGTCGAAGATGAGGGATATATACACAAAGAGTATAACGGAGAAAACTGGCTTGAGTGTCTTATTAAAAACTCAAATAACAATCAGGTAAGGATCGTTTACGACTCAAAAGAGTACTACTTTAGTGTTGGGGTCTCTCTTATTTCTCCAAAAGATGGGCACTACAGTGCTATATTTTCAGATATTACAAAAGAGAAGATTTACCAAAAAGAGCTTGAACACACAAATATAACCGATCCTCTTACAAAGATAAAGAACAGATACTACTACAATGTACAGATAAAAAAAGAGAGCGCAAACGCAAACCGCTACTTCTACCCTCTCTCACTTGTCATCTTCGACATCGACTATTTTAAAAAGATAAATGACGGTTGTGGGCATGATGTCGGAGACAATGTTTTAATAGAGTATACAAAACTTATCTCTTCTCACCTGAGAGAGGGAGATATATTCTGCAGGATCGGTGGAGAGGAGTTTGCTCTTATACTTCCGTACGTGAGCAAAGCAGACGCTTATAAAATAGCCGACAAAATTAGAGCAAAAGTTGAGGAACACAAGAAAATATTTGCTATCACTATGAGCTTTGGAGTGACGGAGTATATAAAGGGCGAAGATCTTGAGTTGACGTTTAAGCGGGCAGATAAAGCGCTTTATGAGGCGAAAAACGGCGGCAGAAATAGAGTTGTGGTTAGATAA
- the maf gene encoding septum formation inhibitor Maf, producing the protein MLRLASASQTRAKLLTDVGIDFIQESVDFDEDSIVATSPKNFVYQATLGKFEVNMRAFGYDKYPLLVADTVVASCGQILRKAKCVDDARNILLTQSGSVTSIITCMIYQSRKMKIIDISTTEYLFSEFDLDDVESYLQSGEWRGKAGACMVEGFCKPYIRSVRGYESTAMGLNTDLLKSFLLNK; encoded by the coding sequence ATGCTAAGACTTGCTTCTGCTTCACAGACCCGTGCAAAACTTCTAACAGATGTGGGTATAGACTTTATTCAAGAGAGCGTTGATTTTGACGAGGATAGCATAGTGGCGACCTCGCCAAAAAACTTTGTATATCAGGCGACACTGGGAAAATTTGAAGTGAACATGAGAGCTTTTGGGTATGATAAGTATCCTCTTTTGGTTGCAGACACGGTTGTGGCATCATGCGGTCAGATACTTAGAAAAGCAAAGTGCGTCGATGATGCGCGAAATATACTCCTTACGCAGAGCGGGAGTGTTACAAGCATTATTACGTGCATGATATATCAATCACGCAAGATGAAGATCATCGACATCTCCACAACCGAGTATCTATTTAGTGAATTTGACCTTGATGATGTCGAGAGCTATCTGCAAAGCGGCGAGTGGCGCGGCAAGGCAGGAGCATGCATGGTTGAGGGTTTTTGCAAGCCTTACATAAGAAGTGTTAGAGGATATGAGAGCACCGCAATGGGATTAAATACGGATTTATTAAAAAGTTTTCTATTAAACAAATAA